One genomic segment of Chitinophaga sancti includes these proteins:
- the tssD gene encoding type VI secretion system tube protein TssD, whose amino-acid sequence MSFKSVFEVAGKQLVVKHCSYDLTQEVDATGRPSAITRGGRIRLIVESNGDTDLFEWMVNNFERKDGTITFYKRDSDAKLKSLNFKEGYLVKFEETFDSDNQNPMTVAFTISAREIAMGNASHINEWVK is encoded by the coding sequence ATGTCATTCAAATCCGTGTTTGAAGTAGCAGGGAAACAGTTGGTTGTTAAACACTGTAGCTACGACCTCACCCAAGAAGTAGATGCAACTGGTCGCCCTTCAGCAATTACCCGTGGTGGCCGCATCCGTTTAATCGTTGAATCTAATGGCGACACTGATCTGTTCGAGTGGATGGTGAACAACTTCGAAAGGAAGGATGGTACTATCACTTTCTACAAGAGAGATTCAGATGCAAAGTTGAAATCGCTAAACTTCAAGGAAGGTTATCTGGTAAAGTTTGAAGAAACTTTTGATTCAGATAATCAAAACCCGATGACGGTTGCATTCACTATCTCAGCCCGTGAAATTGCCATGGGTAACGCATCCCATATTAATGAATGGGTAAAGTAG
- a CDS encoding TssN family type VI secretion system protein, giving the protein MILKAKIYIVLAAFMAIGSLIVGLLSRYIKNFSLYKKKALWYLAIMVLVFAVISSIPFLFTHQNSMSQYVFYEVWFLGLGVVHCNLMYTRFWGSEDSFGSELAFIVAIWLFGGIGFILIQHLFAKGEFSFYPLLTCMFAFALPTFVYKTFEKMMAIPAKIFKWWQYPAYQELPEVNEDDMRDLIVIGFELEKKVTDHDRTYFRARTPIKMDLGDLFYHFINDYNDRYPNTPIDVVDANGQPYGWVFHLKSGWLGTAKTLDPDKAVFMNGMRENSVIICNRIIIN; this is encoded by the coding sequence ATGATACTAAAAGCTAAGATCTACATTGTACTGGCGGCATTCATGGCTATCGGCTCCCTGATAGTGGGACTGCTGAGCCGTTATATTAAAAACTTTTCCCTATATAAGAAAAAGGCACTCTGGTACCTGGCTATCATGGTACTGGTATTTGCTGTCATCAGCTCTATTCCGTTCCTCTTTACACACCAGAATTCCATGAGCCAGTATGTCTTCTACGAAGTATGGTTCCTGGGTTTAGGCGTAGTACATTGTAACCTCATGTATACGCGTTTCTGGGGGAGTGAAGATTCGTTTGGCTCAGAGCTGGCATTCATTGTGGCTATCTGGTTATTTGGTGGGATCGGGTTCATTCTCATTCAGCATCTTTTTGCAAAAGGAGAGTTTTCATTTTACCCGCTGCTTACCTGTATGTTCGCATTCGCACTGCCTACATTTGTGTATAAGACTTTCGAAAAGATGATGGCCATTCCTGCCAAAATTTTCAAGTGGTGGCAATATCCTGCTTACCAGGAATTGCCCGAAGTGAATGAAGATGATATGCGCGACCTGATTGTAATAGGTTTCGAACTGGAGAAGAAAGTAACAGATCATGACCGCACATACTTCCGTGCACGTACGCCTATCAAAATGGACCTGGGCGATCTCTTCTATCATTTCATCAATGACTATAACGACCGTTATCCCAATACGCCGATTGACGTAGTGGATGCAAACGGACAACCATATGGCTGGGTATTTCACCTCAAATCAGGTTGGCTGGGTACAGCTAAAACCCTCGATCCTGACAAAGCTGTATTCATGAATGGCATGCGCGAAAACAGTGTCATTATTTGTAACAGAATTATTATCAATTAA
- a CDS encoding PKD domain-containing protein, translating into MVLYTFLALLGISIIILAFQATGREDCSQISIELASRNNAGKHTSFSTGEVITFKAATNGGSNSGLTWDFGDSTATTSGLQVYHAFTKAGTYMVTLTHSKCTWHQEVIIINALADNTPAPAADLYPTIDGPEEVLAGRPATFTNSTGHARTWQWQLLQRGAEVHSGRAVTYTFSSPGERILSLIINGDSSKMVTKHIMVFPAQSNHKVEDFKPMPFPEENKVPEPTPQPTAPEKPKVPSVSDDEFKFMLSQVVDKQKNANDFSPYLCDNLNARVLLNDKDTDSFSHFCSRIRGKKRFKIELVNLIKDQNGCVKEIRVRYDKKFLGIF; encoded by the coding sequence ATGGTACTGTACACATTCCTTGCATTACTGGGCATCAGTATCATTATACTGGCCTTCCAGGCCACCGGCCGCGAAGATTGCAGCCAGATAAGTATTGAACTTGCAAGCCGGAACAATGCAGGAAAACACACTTCTTTTAGTACAGGAGAAGTGATCACCTTTAAAGCTGCTACAAACGGAGGCAGCAACAGCGGGCTCACCTGGGATTTTGGTGATTCTACTGCCACTACCAGTGGCTTGCAGGTATACCATGCTTTTACAAAAGCCGGCACTTATATGGTGACCCTCACACATAGCAAGTGTACCTGGCACCAGGAAGTAATTATTATCAATGCTTTAGCAGATAATACCCCTGCACCAGCCGCCGACCTCTACCCCACTATCGATGGTCCGGAAGAAGTGCTGGCAGGCCGTCCTGCTACGTTTACAAATAGTACTGGCCATGCCCGCACATGGCAGTGGCAACTGTTGCAAAGAGGTGCCGAAGTGCATAGCGGCCGCGCTGTTACATATACATTCTCTTCACCCGGCGAACGCATTTTGTCTCTCATTATCAATGGCGATAGCAGCAAGATGGTGACCAAACATATCATGGTGTTCCCTGCTCAAAGCAATCACAAAGTGGAAGACTTTAAACCCATGCCGTTCCCTGAAGAAAACAAAGTGCCGGAGCCTACTCCGCAACCAACGGCGCCTGAAAAACCGAAGGTACCCTCCGTATCAGACGATGAATTTAAGTTCATGCTGAGCCAGGTGGTAGATAAACAAAAGAATGCCAATGACTTCTCTCCTTACCTCTGCGATAATCTGAATGCAAGGGTATTGCTGAATGATAAGGATACGGACTCTTTCAGTCATTTCTGCTCACGTATCCGTGGTAAGAAACGATTTAAGATTGAACTCGTGAACCTGATCAAAGATCAAAACGGTTGTGTGAAGGAAATACGTGTACGATACGACAAGAAATTCTTAGGCATTTTTTAA
- a CDS encoding GPW/gp25 family protein, with protein MKQQYYKLPMDFSRILQKQDLPDVNLEESVAQHIQLLITTVLGENKDDPQYGCQLWDNDFDIRASNNEVKEQVELSIRASINRYEKRLTQTRVVAQISQEEVMGMTSKKVKKKIRVTVTGVLARNKTDFNYSSFFYVSPLSYD; from the coding sequence ATGAAACAGCAGTATTATAAACTACCCATGGATTTTTCCAGAATTTTGCAAAAGCAGGATCTGCCGGATGTGAATCTCGAAGAATCGGTAGCACAGCATATCCAGTTGTTAATCACAACCGTACTGGGAGAGAACAAAGACGATCCCCAGTATGGTTGTCAGTTGTGGGACAACGATTTCGATATCAGGGCTTCGAACAATGAAGTGAAAGAACAGGTGGAGCTGTCGATAAGAGCTTCTATCAACAGATATGAGAAACGGTTGACACAGACGAGAGTAGTGGCGCAGATCAGTCAGGAGGAAGTGATGGGGATGACTTCTAAAAAAGTAAAGAAGAAAATACGGGTGACAGTGACGGGGGTGTTGGCAAGAAACAAAACTGATTTCAATTATAGTAGTTTCTTTTACGTAAGTCCATTGTCATATGATTAA
- the tssO gene encoding type VI secretion system TssO, with translation MRVLNKQERLSAFLWFLLFFIVTVGLFVLAIFFNFQVPSRENAELRKELATFRQEQAFQGEFLGKLERVRNNLDSINLPNQNANYMDQVIAQDLVSMRNSIPKDAVTHYGLYANIIQNCLLLQQSKQQLRGLSNAQQSIAELKEKINDLNKELENARSELDYNRQLMRSR, from the coding sequence ATGCGTGTACTGAACAAGCAGGAAAGATTATCCGCTTTTTTATGGTTCCTGTTATTTTTTATCGTTACAGTAGGTCTGTTTGTACTGGCCATATTTTTCAACTTCCAGGTGCCAAGCCGTGAGAATGCAGAGCTGCGCAAGGAGCTGGCTACATTCCGCCAGGAGCAGGCATTTCAGGGAGAGTTTCTGGGTAAGCTGGAAAGAGTAAGAAACAATTTAGACTCCATCAACCTGCCAAACCAGAATGCGAATTATATGGATCAGGTCATTGCACAGGACCTGGTGAGTATGCGTAACTCTATACCTAAGGATGCGGTAACGCATTATGGCTTGTATGCAAACATCATACAGAACTGTCTTTTGTTGCAACAAAGTAAGCAGCAATTGCGTGGATTATCGAATGCACAACAGAGCATTGCCGAGCTGAAAGAGAAGATCAATGATCTGAATAAAGAATTGGAAAATGCCAGGAGCGAGCTGGATTACAACAGGCAGTTAATGAGAAGCAGGTAA
- a CDS encoding type VI secretion system baseplate subunit TssG produces the protein MVNNAQKAAVLEEVIDHISKLHYDVRAEVVVGELLDNHVRAEEIAVQNQNVFVRSFNKDILSAQLDDSQPYHPFISLTLSRDGLYDRLPEGIFHQFTPQQQQRSVREMVLNYKRQQKEQQEARKFFRPLENEFFLQRVFLEQKEKHLLFDAFGKDADELFLAFWGIRSDLPKTALKKLVKLLPYIYRIAGNLPLVQLYLQAILDEPVKIVQEDMPTAVETGSQVPLGDSRLGLDAMTGDLFYTDMPVWKITIGPLQQHRVHDFLPWQPYGRLLETCFSFLVPVDVDVETILEPHPDEKEVFMADTQEKEGLGGYNFYL, from the coding sequence ATGGTAAATAATGCCCAAAAAGCCGCGGTGCTGGAAGAAGTGATCGACCATATCAGCAAATTGCATTATGATGTACGTGCCGAAGTAGTAGTGGGAGAGTTACTGGATAATCATGTGCGTGCCGAAGAAATTGCTGTACAAAATCAAAACGTATTTGTACGGTCTTTCAATAAAGATATCTTAAGTGCTCAACTGGATGATTCGCAACCTTATCATCCATTCATTTCGCTTACCCTCTCCCGTGATGGACTGTACGATCGTTTGCCGGAGGGTATCTTCCACCAGTTCACGCCGCAGCAGCAACAGCGCTCAGTGAGAGAAATGGTGCTCAACTACAAGCGTCAGCAAAAAGAGCAACAGGAAGCCAGAAAGTTTTTTCGTCCCCTTGAAAATGAATTCTTCCTGCAAAGAGTTTTTCTTGAACAGAAAGAAAAACATTTACTCTTTGATGCGTTTGGAAAAGATGCAGATGAACTGTTTCTTGCCTTCTGGGGCATACGGTCTGATTTGCCAAAAACGGCCCTGAAAAAATTGGTAAAATTGTTGCCATATATCTACCGCATAGCAGGTAACCTGCCTTTGGTACAATTGTATTTGCAGGCCATTCTGGATGAGCCTGTAAAAATTGTACAGGAAGATATGCCGACGGCTGTAGAAACAGGCAGCCAGGTGCCTTTAGGTGATTCAAGATTAGGATTGGATGCGATGACTGGCGATCTCTTTTATACAGATATGCCTGTATGGAAAATTACCATTGGCCCCCTTCAACAGCACAGGGTACACGACTTCCTCCCGTGGCAGCCTTATGGCCGTCTGCTGGAGACCTGTTTTAGTTTCCTGGTGCCAGTTGATGTAGATGTTGAGACCATCCTGGAGCCTCACCCCGATGAGAAGGAAGTCTTTATGGCTGATACTCAGGAAAAAGAGGGTTTAGGAGGGTACAATTTTTACCTGTAG
- a CDS encoding GntR family transcriptional regulator, with protein sequence MEISIDHQNPVPLHIQAEQLLRNMIRDPKYAGGQFLPNEVELAKQLAISRSTLRQALNKLVYEGLLVRKKGVGTKVADLEKISSKAKNWISFTQEMQARGLKVRNFELHVTWVLPDNDAVAFFGIPANQKILKLERLRGTPEGPFVYFISWFHPRIGLTGEEDFKRQLYDILDKDYGVVATLSKEEVSARAADKFVAAKLEIDAGSPVLFRRRYVYDKNDLPIEYNIGYYRADSFVYTVESRRE encoded by the coding sequence ATGGAAATAAGTATTGATCATCAGAATCCAGTTCCTTTACACATACAGGCGGAGCAGTTATTGCGCAACATGATCAGGGATCCGAAGTACGCGGGCGGGCAGTTTTTGCCCAATGAGGTGGAGTTGGCGAAACAACTGGCGATATCGAGATCTACCTTGCGGCAGGCGTTGAATAAGCTGGTGTACGAGGGATTGCTGGTGAGAAAGAAAGGTGTAGGTACTAAAGTGGCCGATTTGGAGAAGATCAGCTCTAAGGCGAAGAACTGGATCAGCTTTACACAGGAGATGCAGGCAAGAGGCTTAAAAGTGCGGAATTTTGAATTGCATGTAACGTGGGTGTTGCCGGATAATGATGCGGTGGCATTTTTTGGTATTCCTGCTAATCAGAAGATCTTGAAATTAGAGCGATTGAGAGGAACGCCGGAAGGACCGTTTGTTTATTTTATTTCATGGTTTCATCCCAGGATAGGGTTGACAGGAGAAGAAGATTTTAAGAGGCAGTTGTATGATATCCTGGATAAGGATTATGGAGTAGTGGCAACATTGTCAAAAGAGGAAGTGAGTGCAAGAGCAGCAGATAAATTTGTGGCAGCGAAATTAGAGATCGATGCAGGAAGTCCGGTTTTGTTCAGACGGAGATATGTGTATGATAAAAATGATTTACCGATTGAGTATAATATAGGTTACTATAGAGCGGATAGTTTTGTATATACTGTTGAAAGCAGGCGGGAGTAG